The following is a genomic window from Spodoptera frugiperda isolate SF20-4 chromosome 18, AGI-APGP_CSIRO_Sfru_2.0, whole genome shotgun sequence.
CAGGACTATTGGTAGCCAACGATCATCCAGTACACAAGACTGAAGTACAAAAAATGAGAAGAAGAGTAACAAGCAAATGGATAtgtgaagaatattttttaaaacaaaagttacACGAGTTGCTGGACCAAATAGGTGACAGAGATAGAAAAGAACTAGAAAAGGTGAGTTCTGTTTTagcattatattttcttaattttttcacTAATCCGAATGTTTGGTACCACCATTGGGTTTGGTACCACCTTTTTTACTTTACTACAAGATAGTACCAATCCCCAACTCTGTTTTGTTTAGACCTGTATTCTGGCATTACAGGAGTTACTAataattgttatataaaaaaaaattcttttttACAGGTAAAGCAAAAATTTGTGCAATTATTTGGGCCTGACGGTGATGATGAAGAAATCTTGTCTCCTTTAGATGAGACAAATGAGTTTATCACCAGTTGTAAAGAGAGAATTGCACCATGGGTTGTGAAACTTCTAACACCTTATTATATACGGGGCCATATTAAgggcaaattaatatttaaggcTCTAGCTAAACACTTGATCAGGCTTATTTATCAGTGCAGCAGATATCCAGGTATTTTATCACTACTAAtggacatttttaattaaatgttaatttagtattgttcaaatttttattatttctaattacaGAACAGTATGAGGTGAACAGTTTTGTGTCTGATTTCTTGaaaaaccacaaaacaataaGGTGTGAAGCAGACTTCAAAGAATTCAggattgaaaatatttaagtgtATTTTTGTACTTGCATATCTTTGTTATCTCTGTAAAGAAGTGGCCTACATTTATTAATGTGCTTCTAAACAGGCaatatttttctgtaatatGTGACTACAACACTAAACAGTATTAACCAAACTATGGGATATTGCAGTTATAGCCTGAACATTCATCCAAACTTATGTGGCTGTGCAATTAGTTGCCAAAGAAGACACATTTATAAATTGCAGAGAAATATTGGTCATTTAGAAGCACCTttgatattaaagtaaattgaatatAACACCAAAATGACCAACCAGCCTTTTTAACATGTGAATCACATTATTTTTTGGCAGATTTATTGGTGCCTTAATGATTTAAGGTTGATTTAAGCAACTGAAAATgatagtattataaaaataattataaaaggcTGTGTTGACTAGCTAATGTATATAGCGAGATTTGTGATCATAAAGCTTGTGATTGACATCTTACTCCaaggagttaaaaataaatataattattacattttatcacAGTTTTATTCAAGTTTGGACTTTTTAGGGTCTGAATCACCAGTATCAGTTGATTTCCTCTTTTCAGCTTTAGTAAACCAGGATTGTAATgtcttttgtgtttttttcttaCTCTTGTCTTCTtccattattttcttattacaatcagtacttttatttcttgaatTGTTAACTGCAGTTGAAACTGGATGCCATGACAGCAGTTTTATGGGCTTGAGGTAGCCTAGTGCCATGTCTGGCTTAACATTATCTATGTCCAGCCAAGCCTGAGAAAACAATAGAATATAAAAGACTAGTCTgtggaaacaaataaatactttagatTTACTACATAATACAGCAGTATAAATAAAGGAAGACATACTTCTATTTGTTCGTCCCTGTCCAATATAGCAGGCATTCTGTGATGCAGCCAATCAAAAGTTTCATTTGACTCCATTGTGATTACagaatatgaataaattattgtttcctCATTTTGCCAGATGTGGTACAATCCAGCCATATGGAGAAGATTTATTCCTTTCCAACCTGTATTTTCATCAAAGTCGTTATGCCATGTATCAGGTTCATCAATCTgtaatacacatacataattaatgcCTGAGGGATGAAACCTTTTGCCTCTTTGGGAAAGTAGTCATGAGAAATTTATTAGTTCATGGTCAGTTTTGCTTCCCAGGTtaggcaatatttttatttattaggtagaattcagtaaaaattaaaaacaaatattaaacctTCACACCATCCTTCTGTGGagcataaatataatatggttGTTTCACTTTAGACATCTTATTGGTGGTCTGCCATTCATAGAATCCTTCAGCGACTATTACACATCTACCTCCACTGTTCAATATTGGACTGTATAGCTTggaactttttatattttcaagtCGACAGTTATTGGTACTCAAGTTGTGTGTTTTATAGTCCCCCTAAAAACACTAGCAATAAGTAATTAGgaaatcaacaaaatatatataaaaagttTGTCTTAGTTTCATACTTTGTGCCATGGTGGTATAATTCCCCACATCATAGGTTTAAGGACTCTGTCGCAGTCTACAATATTACGGAATCTGCTAGAAGAAACTAGAACTGGAGTTACATCAGTTGGAGCAATATTGTAAGAAGGTACATAATCTTTTCCTGCATTGAATTCTGGAAGCCATTCTGGTTTAACATAGTGATTATCATTTTTAGATTTATAACTGCAAGCGCACTGTACTTTATCCTTTTGTAATGATCTGAAAAACATGTAGGAagtaatagaatattattatgttttagtaaATATGGATGTTTCACAAAATAAGTATCGAGTATTAAAGAGTTTAATTTATACTGTATCATACAATCCAGTACGCCCACACATGGTTATTTTTATCACGCTTATCTATTAATTTTAGTGCTTTTATTCAAAGTTTCCTCACAggaaatacaaacaataataaacagaaaCACAACATGAACACAATGTCAttccaattttttttctttcgttttcAGTGACAGTGACAGTTGTTCAGTACCAcagaaaaaataagattaatcGAGTTGACTAGTAGAACCACAGATTATAATGTTTAtactaatcatcatcatcagccgagagactaCTACGACCATTGACTGACTAAGTGCCCCTTAGTCCTTCACTTGTTgtttatactaataaaaataataaacacgttTGGACGTGCCTACATGAAATTAAAGACGTGAAAACACTTTGATTCTGGATCAAAATCAAACAATCATTTGTTTCTTTAATCTGAAaagtaagaaagaaaataattttacttttacttaacTACCCTATGCCCAAAACagcttaattatttttgaacgagtttgtttatttttaatctgtgtaGAATATTCTACAAAtctacgaaatattttttagtctATGGATTACGTTATCACCCGAGTGTGTGGTGTTTTGtagcaaattataattttccttattatttcctcaaaaaacaaacagtttCAAAGCTTGCAATTTTCTTACCATATATATGTGTGAAATCAATATATATATTCACATTTCAATTCCAATAATGGAGTTTCTATAGTGAAATAGTTCTCATGGAGTGCCGATATCAATCTATCTTTTTCGAAAATATGTGGAAATATGTCACGCGACGGTTTCGGGATACGTTGGAGCGGGGTGCCAATCAATTCGATAGATGCAGCTCCACCGTAGTCGGTAATGGTGCTGTCAATTTTTGCGAGGAGAAAAATGACAGTCCACCTTGGTGGCTATCAATGCGTAGTTCTGAATCCTATCAGAACGAGAATGAGCCGAACCATCAAGAATGGGGTCCCGAACATCAAGAGAGAAATTGGATGGGTGCCATAACATGGGTATGTTTTCAATGCATTTggcaagtttatttttatcactgaCATAACACTATTATCTTAAAACAGATTGGTCTGTTATCTCAAAGAAGAAGTAAATATGATTATTGACTGCGTCTAGCAgtagtattgtttttatttttgactttgtGTAGAAGGTACTAGTAATGTGTGAACAGTAATCACAAGCAGACTTGTTTGTCTAGAAAACTATTCCAAATATTTGCTAGATCTACCATATTGGTGATGTCATCTTGTTTTGGAAAGCCAAACTATTCCTAAGAACTTTGAAACCTGAATAACATTTGTATAAGTTATTCTTTTAAACTTGAAACAATATGGCTGCAATATGAATGAAATTGTTATCATAACTTATTTGCAACATATTGGCTAGTTACTACAATTATCaacattgattttttattgtccTTGATAATGTTTATCTTAAAAACAAGTTTGTTAGCTTTGTGTTTGACAGATAGTTATTATGCCAAAAGTTTCAAATATCACAAGACATTTAAACTAGACATAGAAGTTACTACttgttaatgtaaataaataaagccaaTTGAAACTACTTTTAACAAGATAATTggtattttaacattttatttgctttgtatttaatttttttaataacattccaACTTCGAGCTTCTATTACAAAGTCGAATAGCACAACTGAAAGTcagttttaatttcaaatgaactctacatttatataatttaatttatttaattttaatatgaaaactgaatataaatgataaaaagaaatttaaagaaTACAATAaccatttaaatattgtttataagttCCATGGACCCTaagcaaaaatacttttattgttacactaattacctacctatttaaatttAGACTTAGTAAACACTTAGCATACTTACctcatatttttagaaatacataAGGAAAACGTAAATTGTTGTGTACACAGTCATATtactatttatcaaaataatgatgCACATAGCCGCATaggaaataatattaacattagaaatatattgtttttataattatttattcctaAAAGTAATGAACAGGGACTATTCAACTGAAATGTcaccatattattatgaaataggtCATGTGGTGCACCTCCTGTGTGTTATCAAACTTGGCTAACATTGGGCCAAATTATGAAATACTGAAGAATTTAACTATCATTCAAATTTTGAAATGACTAcaattagttataataataaatgaggcatattttgttatttcacaGTTATTTAGGTTTCATGAAACCTACACAGATAGGACATTTAGGATATTTTTTGGAACTTTTTGATTCACCATTTTCATAGATTATCATTTATCAcacaattcattaatttttcCTTTAGTTAGGAATTTCTCCATTCATTAACCCTTCAATTTGTCACATTATCTCATTCATCccattacattaattttaaaaaatcctacTGACTTCAGTACAGAATTTATCAAgtgatcaaaatattttttaggaaaATGGTGTGAACATAAGTGAAAACCCGGAGATACATGCAGGCCCACCCTGCAAGTGGCTAGCACTCCGCAAAAGATTTGAGTCCCACCAAGATGAAAATGGCCCAAATGACCACAAGTGGAACTTTGGACATGGAGATGGGCCATGGTCGTGGGGAGGCAAGCCAtgggtatttattttttatatcataattcCTTACAGATCTAATAAGGTTGATCAAGATTAAAACCTTTTCGAATTGAACATCTGACACTTGCGCCTTGTAATAACTTATTGTAAAGTAATTTTTTCTTGCAGGAACATGGTGCCGAAAAGGGAGGTGAAAACAATATGAAGAAGCCAGGGCCTCCGTCTAAATGGCGTGGATTCCGCTGCAGGTCTTTCCAGAAAGGGGAAGGGCCAGATGCCGAGAAATGGAAGGAACATCGAGCTAGGATTGCGAAAATGTGGATGGATCCCAAAAAATGGGTATGTTTATCAATGAATcagttttgtaatagaagtatttgcTGTTtggtatttctattttaattcaaagttttgttttgcCTTTCTAATGTAATCCTAGTTTGGTTTTCGTTGCAGCATGAAagatgcttaaaataaatacatagtattgtattgttccaacataatacatagttatttttgtactaTGTGTGCAATGTGCATGgcctaataattttaatcaaattatattgtttttttttatcactaaGTATCAGTTTTATTGGCTTATCTTCTTGAATGACTAAAGTTAGTTCATTCTGTCTTAATTCACTGGGGGTTGGcacattttccatttttaatcTACCTGATATAAGATGAAAAACCATATTCTACCTTCTTAAAGTCCTCAATCTCTCCAGTTATCATAATATTCCATAAACAATTCTCTAAACCTTACTTCAAAGTActtttcataccttttttatttaaatttatttcacaCTTGTCATTTTTATCTCAACTTGTATGGTTGAGTTCCATCTCCACCATAACCCTTCATCTTCACAATTTAACTGGACCAATCAAAatcatattgaaataatttgtaGGAAGATCGCATGAAAGAACTTCATGAAAGAGATGGGAAACATGTTGGTCCACCTCGTAAGTGGCATGCACTTCGCTGTCAAACATACCAAAAcgagaatgaaatgaaatggagCATTGACCACCCAGAGAAAACTTGGATGAGTCCCAGATCATCGGTTTGTTTAGTTTAATACTATACCAATAGGAAGATAAGCCAGCTCTGCATGCGGATTCTaatctattttttatctaaTCTGTGTGTACAAACCCACACATCATTTTGATGCTCGAAATGATAATGGCTGCtatattttaacatgttttaCATTATGTTAATATGTATATGCTTTATATAGATTGCTTGAGgatcaatattatgtatgtatattgcaTGAAATATTGTTGCATGATTCAATGAGAAGCagcaaattaattatattgacaTATATCAATTATTGTAGGATAATCAATTGGAAACAATAAAGGAAAATGATGAAGAAAATGCCTCCAGTAAGTGGCTTCAACTTCGCAAATGTTGCAAATCATACAATGATGACAAAGGCACTAATAGCAACAAGTGGGGCTTCCAACACCTGAACAAGTCCTGGGTGGATGCTATAACATGGGTATGTAAATGGACAGTCtatttttatgtacttaataaTGTCGGTTTACTGACCCTTCACAACTCTAGTCATGTAATTTGTTAATCAAACAGAAATGAAGCAACAGTCTTCTAAGATTGCAATGATGTTAATATCTTAAATAAACAAGCACAAATATTCTGTCTCTTTTAGAAGAGTGCTAATTTTCT
Proteins encoded in this region:
- the LOC118277829 gene encoding abasic site processing protein HMCES isoform X2, producing the protein MIQSLQKDKVQCACSYKSKNDNHYVKPEWLPEFNAGKDYVPSYNIAPTDVTPVLVSSSRFRNIVDCDRVLKPMMWGIIPPWHKGDYKTHNLSTNNCRLENIKSSKLYSPILNSGGRCVIVAEGFYEWQTTNKMSKVKQPYYIYAPQKDGVKIDEPDTWHNDFDENTGWKGINLLHMAGLYHIWQNEETIIYSYSVITMESNETFDWLHHRMPAILDRDEQIEAWLDIDNVKPDMALGYLKPIKLLSWHPVSTAVNNSRNKSTDCNKKIMEEDKSKKKTQKTLQSWFTKAEKRKSTDTGDSDPKKSKLE
- the LOC118277829 gene encoding abasic site processing protein HMCES isoform X1, with amino-acid sequence MCGRTGLSLQKDKVQCACSYKSKNDNHYVKPEWLPEFNAGKDYVPSYNIAPTDVTPVLVSSSRFRNIVDCDRVLKPMMWGIIPPWHKGDYKTHNLSTNNCRLENIKSSKLYSPILNSGGRCVIVAEGFYEWQTTNKMSKVKQPYYIYAPQKDGVKIDEPDTWHNDFDENTGWKGINLLHMAGLYHIWQNEETIIYSYSVITMESNETFDWLHHRMPAILDRDEQIEAWLDIDNVKPDMALGYLKPIKLLSWHPVSTAVNNSRNKSTDCNKKIMEEDKSKKKTQKTLQSWFTKAEKRKSTDTGDSDPKKSKLE
- the LOC118277830 gene encoding uncharacterized protein LOC118277830 isoform X1, with translation MECRYQSIFFENMWKYVTRRFRDTLERGANQFDRCSSTVVGNGAVNFCEEKNDSPPWWLSMRSSESYQNENEPNHQEWGPEHQERNWMGAITWENGVNISENPEIHAGPPCKWLALRKRFESHQDENGPNDHKWNFGHGDGPWSWGGKPWEHGAEKGGENNMKKPGPPSKWRGFRCRSFQKGEGPDAEKWKEHRARIAKMWMDPKKWEDRMKELHERDGKHVGPPRKWHALRCQTYQNENEMKWSIDHPEKTWMSPRSSDNQLETIKENDEENASSKWLQLRKCCKSYNDDKGTNSNKWGFQHLNKSWVDAITWSGAAVLGWYTSQIIHFKVKQHCRILDLQEKACAPVNNLVNSVQPFLSSVNKNDFYVESISKIGKMFSEFTPTVYLMPNDSEKDFKELSKVSIKENVSEKTSVTRTLSNSTSETSDDDLGDVLNSIENRLGLAAIESGHYQDGLSLLRSAAERNHAPAIYNLGLCYEKGLGVTANEKTAMELYKSAASLDHPEALYNLGIYYGQGRGGLKADQETAIRLLRLAAVQGQQAAVEALKYLNVSISEPRHKDVNTWTYDKHSDFTTNPQVPTPSGMFVENINYLQAAV